The sequence ctgatttctagaagcgattcaattccgattcacaaggtcccgaatcgattcgatccacgattcgatttaattcgattcgattcgatttaaatctgggaaattttgacagtcagaaatattataattcaaatcagtacatttacatatttttgtatcaataaaaaggaagctgacacacgcaagactttatcaaaggtgtgagcatcacagcagatgcctttgtgtcaaagtagctgaagataaaacacagaaaaacatgaaggtgattttcctggcctgggattttataaaaatattctgcagtacatcaaaaacgaaagaaaaccattaatcaacatatgaacattacctctgaagttacagcggttttattagagacatggctaagcgttttgcattttgaataattttaaaaagtttaaatttgttcagtattgaacagcagaaatgaggttttcttttcggaagaatgtaaaagggaaaaaaacagcggctgacAGCACTGTAAActacggtagacttgtgcgtaacaagcaagcgaataatgaagaaagggaaactgttcttgaagtacagagagagagagagagggggagagagagagagagagctgtgcatcgcggtggaagcaaaacagtaaaagtcagagtgaattcatgacgatttTATGTGAatcgtttggatcttcttttgctgctggtttggtcaatattgtttggagagagatcaaactaacagctttagaatcggcgcaaaaagggcgtaaacacaaagcgcggacccgccgaaacatcaggatcagcgagctgtcggctttcagccccgaccgtgagaaaggcgacatctaactgattctgatccgcgggtcgcaccgtgtgtttaagtctatgtgcagaatccgtgtacctgctctcatttactgtcttaactgtttggtggttcttgaaattttgtgagatgtcaccaaagattctggcatttcaagcaaaataaatttatattaaaaaaatcgattcaggatttaaatgaatcgattttacgttatccaagccagaatcgattttaatcgatgaatcgattataaaaacccacccctactctaaagtctttgagacctttttttcGTAATCCTTAATCCATTCATTCTTAATGTTTTAGCTTTTTTCATAGCTGACCACAAAGTCAAACTTGGCATCTAACATTCATAGGCTGAAAACAAATGCCTACTTATGTGGTGTAGGCATTATTCTAGTAGCTGGGAATTTAGCCAGTAACCTGTAGCAGAGATGAGGAGCTGCAGAGATTTGgtaatcttatttttatttttattttttttaattttaaacctAATAATTCACTGCTTTTTTCATTGTTGTACCTGTGTTACTCCTAATCTAAAATCTTGCACTCCCTGCAGATCTCCAGCCACGTAAAGGCTATTGACACCATTTACCAGGGCACGGACTTCCAGGGCATACGTAACATCAGCTTCATGGTGAAAAGAGTCAGGGTGAGTTTCATCTTGACATTTAGGGTCTCAAACTTCAGGCCAGCCACCATTTATAGTCCTAAATTACATAAAGTGTTACATTATTATGTTTGTTTACCATTATTTAATATGCTAGAATTTTTCATCTATACCAGACCtcatttatcattattaataacAACTAAATCAACCTGCTGATATTAAAAGTGGAAGTGATCTGTCTACTTGCCCGGGATCATTCTAAACTAATCTGCTTCATTGGGGTAGTTTTGTTTTCCTACTTTTCCTTTTGATTGTTTAACTCTTTCTCACAGATCAATACCACAGTTGAAGAAAAGGACCCCAGCAATCCTTTTCGCTTTGCCAACATCGGAGTGGAGAAGTTTTTGGAGCTCAACTCTGAACAGAACCACGATCAGTACTGCCTGGCCTACGTCTTTACTGACAGGGACTTTGATGATGGCGTGCTTGGCTTGGCGTGGGTTGGGGCTCCCTCAGGTTGgtaccagacacacacaccgagcTCTGGTAGTGACTCCCTGCGTTGCTCAGAAGCATTTAAAGTGTTTGGGTGTTTTGTAACACACCTTCACATTACTTCTATAATCATATTTGCTATCAAGCCAGTTATCCATACTAcacattataattttttttattagtctgatcattttattttttaagatcaCTTTGGTTCAAGAAACCAGATCTCAGTTTTAGTAGTTTGAATAGTGCTACCGCATCAGCCATAAAAAGGCTGACGGGGTATTGCTGTCACCCTGCTTGGCGGGCGGGCAACCAGGCGGGGAGACAaggacacccaagtttgtgaatgcggTAACTTGAGAATGAAGAGATGTAGGAGTTTCAAACTGATACCATATGTGCATCGACTAAAAATCTTGGAAAAGTTATAATCTCACAGATTTCAGCTgttaggtcagaggtcaagttttcagAAAATTTTGTGAAATCAGGAATGAAGGGacataggattttgaaatttataCTGTAGGTGCATCTGCTATGAGGCTGATAGGTACCACTGGACACTgccagtatttctttttttcctgtggtGATCAGAGGACCCAGAGTTTGTTTATATTCTGGCAATGCTTTGAGACCACAAGAATCTGCACAGGTGGCCATTTGTATTAAGAAATattctaatttctttatatttatgtatgtgaGAAAAACTGTTGTCCTTGAAGTGCAAAGTATGCCAGCAGCCTCTCTTTCCTGTTGGATTTCATGCTGTGGTCTTCCCACAGATTGCTCATATAGACTGGCTTTTCCCTCACATTTGTAATTGATTGTTGTGTTTGGTGCTTCTTTCCTCTCCTTTTGAATTAGCTTGGATACCATTTCAACATGAAGTATACCGCTACAAACCCAGACGATCAATCCTGGCGTATTAGCAAAACTGTAAGCTGAAAGAATTGATTGAATAAAAGACATGGAGAATAGATTGGTTGCAGTGAGCTTTGTGGTGATTGATTGAACAAAGGAAGTCTAAAAAAGGCTTTCAGGCCCACTGGTGAAGCACAGCTAATGTGTGAGTTCATGTGACTAGTTGTCATGGGTGGCTTCAGTGCAGGGTTTACACAATTGCACAGGTAAAGAGTGCGATGTGTAGTAAAATGTGCACTCAGTCTCATGGTCACTTTACACAGAATGGACACGTTATTGCTTGACGTGGTCTCATGTTTCTATGTAGCTGGAAGTGGTCTCCTAAACTCTGAATTTCTGGATATTGGGAATTGCAGCACGACTGGGAGAGTGCTTCTTGTTAAGCGTGATACCCAATATATCCAAAaccaatttttattttagataATTTAACAGACAAATAAAGCAAAGAAACTTCAGGGGTTTAGATGTATTCAGGGTCTTAGACTTACAGACGATTCATCCTGTTTCAGATTATTGTTCTCcccttttaaaacatttaaaacaagttCCTTAATTTATTGGACAACCCTTATAAGACTTTATTGTTTATTGGTTAAACCGGTATACAAATAAAACCTTCTCCATCTGTTAATTACTGTAGTTTATGGTTCACTGATTTTCATGACTTCTTTTCGATTAACTGTGGAGCCAGTTACGCTTGCTGAAACTACCAGCATCTCCATGCCCTGCtactgtgtgtctgtatgtatgtgtgtattttgttgtccATATTGAACCAGAGGGGTGTACAATGGGTTAGTGAGCTAAAAGTAAGGTTTTGTCACCCACACAGGTGGCTAAGTCACTGTTATGTGGTAACTGTTGCTGAACACACAACCTGCTTTTGAGCAGGTTAGATTCACTGTTTTAGTTGCCACGTTTTCacgtaatgttttatttatagcaTTTTTTAACTCGTATTCTTTGCTGAGCGAATACCTTTCATATGTGCAAGCTGTCAAACCATACCAACATCAGGAATGAAGCCCAGATGTAAAGTAACAGCAGCACAGACTGTTGCATTCATGTGTGTATTCGGTTGGTGatgcagaaaatataaaaatgttgtttttgcttgattctaatctgctgctaagTCGCCTTTGACACTGCTGGAATTGCAGCTGCTAAAACACAGAACGCAAGAATGcctgtttaaaagtaaaataattttcACTTTGATCTGTGATTTCCACGTTTCCTTTATTAGGCTATGGGATAaagaaatgtaatatttaaatatatacacttTAAAATTTCAGAGCtgtcacattaaaaataaactgcagCAGTGAGAGCGCATTTGgctttaaaataattaacttaaaatgaaatgtttattttattgctctGTGGACTGAATTCCcagtttaattattttctgcagcattaatTTTGTGTCTTATTTACAACAGGATtgcattttaatgttgttttctaTTCTCTTTACATATTTAGCAgtgttttatcatcatcatcattaaagTGTTTCTGACTGGAGTAGGCAGAACTCATATGGGTCATTTTGTACAGATTAAGAATTATGATGGGCTTCTAAACATGCTCAGAAGGCCTGGTTCAACAGAACGTTGATAACCACTGTTGAGATGCACATTATCTCCAACTGGACTTTTAGGTTTTGTCTAGCAAGCAAATTCAAACAAATCCTGGCTGTGTTTGACCTGTTAATGCATCGCACCCTTTGTTTTTACCGCAGGAAGCTCCGGGGGAATTTGTGAGAAGAACAGAAAATACTCAGATGGAAGGACAAAGTCTCTGAACACTGGTATCATCACAGTGCAGAACTATGGCTCACATGTCCCCCCCAAGGTGTCACACATCACCTTCGCTCATGAGGTCGGACACAACTTTGGCTCACCTGTAAGTACTATTATTTAAATCCCGGCCTTTGCCAGTAGCCTACTTTCTCTTGCCAAGCTGTATTTATTCTGTGGAACTTTCTCAGAGCTCTGCTGTTTCTCTTTTGCTTGCCTACTATTTCACAGCATGACTCTGGTAGCGTATGCACCCCTGGAGAGTCTAAGGAGCAAGGACAAAAGGAGAGAGGGAACTACATTATGTATGCCAGAGCCACATCAGGGGACAGGCTCAACAATAACAAGTTCTCAAGCTGCAGCATCGGGAATATAACTGCTGTTCtacaaaagaaaagagataGCTGTTTTGTTGGTAAATTCTCTTATgtgatcaaataaataaaaggattttgttatctgtgtgtgagtgagagagagagagagagagatgctctttcagtctgttgtttctgtgtgtacaGAGTCTGGCCATCCTATCTGTGGTAATGGTCTGGTGGAAGAGGGAGAGCAGTGTGACTGTGGCTACCAAGACCAGTGTAAAGACAACTGTTGCTTTAGTGCAGATTCAGGGGATGGCGAAAAGTGCAAACTTAGACCCGGCAAAATCTGCAGGTAAGATTTTGTGATGAACTGTTGATTGTGGTATTAGTGAGCACAGAACACAGCTGTGAACAGGGCAGCATTTGTTTGACTTTTGGTTGCAtggttttcattgtttttacgCAGTCCCAGCCAAGGCCCATGTTGCACAGGAGAATGTACTTTCAAGACCAATAATGAGGTGTGCAGACCAGATTCTGAGTGTGCCAATGAGGGCAGGTGTGGTGGAAATACTGCTCTATGTCCTGCCTCACAGCCAAAGGAGAATTTCACCTTTTGTCATAAAGATACACAAGTTTGCATCAATGGGGTATGCTCATATAATCGGCTTCGTGTCTTGTTTTCCCGCTTTGTGAGTTTGTATCATAagttaaagtttttgttttttgaaatagGCCTGCACTGGTTCTGTCTGTGCAAAGCACAATCTGGAGGTATGTAGCTGTGCTAAGGAGGATGGCAAGGATGAGGCTACTGACCTGTGCCATGTGTGCTGCCAGGAGAAAAGTGAGTGTCTGATTGTTCACATGTCAAAATGTACACTAAGTATAGTCATTTAAAACTAGAATTATCTGACGTATAGCATAAGTGACTGTtggttttaatgtttgcttttagTCATGAGAACATCTTTAcgattaaaacattttcttggTAATACAGATGTCACTTGCTTTCTTTCTACCCTCAGCGAATCCCAGCACCTGCAGCAGCACAGGGTCACAGAGATGGACCCAGTATTTCAGTGGGAAAGTGGTGACGCTGCAGCCTGGCTCACCCTGCAATGACTTCAAGGGATACTGCGATGTGTTCAATAAGTGTCGCCTGGTGGATGCAGACGGGCCTCTTGCAAGGCTAAAGAAAGCCATCTTTAATCCTGATTTCTATAACAGTATTGCAGACTGGATAGTGGTGAGTGTCTCAGTGTGGGAGTGTATATAGTGACAAAGATTTGTCAACATGGTGACAAACACACATAGCTAATATTTTTAGTGATTCTTGTCTGtgcttaaatattttttattacattctGTGTCATTCAGGCCTACTGGTGGGCAGTGCTGTTGATGGGTGTTGCTCTCATCATGCTAATGGTTGGCTTCATCAAGGTCTGCAGTGTCCACACACCCAGTAGCAACCCCAAGCTTCCTCCACGCAAGCATGTATCTGGTACGTATCTAAACCAGGGCTctgcaaaaaaaggaaactgtgATGTAATCTGTGGCCTGTTGTGGGTTAAAGAAAAACTAATTTTGGAGTGAGGGAGAGAAGGGAAATTAGATATTAAAAAAGTTTGTTTACTTTCATTTTGGATATCAAACTCCATACTGGTTCTATTTGTAAGATTTAGTCAATTTCATCACATCAAGGATTCCAGCACATGTCCATGTTAATGAGCAGATGGGCCGTGACTTCTAGTTCATTCAAATcagggttttcttttcttctaacTTTAGCCTATTTGTGGCAAATTAATCTTCGGACTTCTAAAATCTCAAGTATTTCCTTTTTTAAGAATCCCATTGCAAAGTACAGTTTAACTTGATTAGGTCATCCACCGCAGAGGTTTTTCCCTCTTGTTGTAAAACCTTATAGCATGAAAAAAATTTACGctagtttcttttctttgtaaggatttctctttattctcagaggatgtatattttttttctcatacattttgtattttaaccatttaattttttatttaataattttaaacaaaaagtatttttttaaacaaaaaaatgtatatacatcattgagaaaaaaaatgtttttttcaataatGCATATAATACATTTTGCAAGTATACTAACAGTTCATCTGTATGTAACTCagtttatatttacatgttttagtAGGCCATGgccatgaatgtcatggtaatttgagACTTTTAAGGAGTttagaaaaaatccaaaattgaTTCAGTGTCTGTAGGATCAAAAATATACACCCTCCACAACATTTAGTTAAATGTCCCTTAGTCAAACCAAACTTTGCCAAGACTGGTCACATATCCAGTCAGAATTATGCCAAAAGCATCGGGTTGAGGTGCAACTTGCTAAGGGATATTCCCATGTATGGATCCCTGtatggattagagaaaatcccaaacaaatttaaacttttgcaTCTAAttcttgtgttttaaataattaaagatgTATGATGCACAGttattccaccctggaaaatgAACAGTTCAGAGAAATCAAATCCCTAAATTACCAGGACTTTCATGTTcatgatatgtgtgtgtgtatgggtattaacatctttgtggggaccaaaaattggaatttactatacttgtggggaccgaCAGCCCTTGTGGGGACCACCACAAGGCACGAaagcatttttgagactcaaaatatGGTTTTAGagtcagggttacaattgggttatggttaggtttagggtaagggtcagggttaggcattcatttttgatggttagggtaagtggctagggaaagcattatgtcaatgagatgtcccccacaaggatataaatatgcacaagtgtgtgtatgtatgtgtataaacTTCCACAACTGTGGATTACTGAATGCATATTTAGGTTAAAGAGAAGAGATGGCTGAATAGCAAGGTGCTAAGAAATACTTTGTAGTCCAACATGATTACCTTATCATGTAATAGTCACTTCTACTGTGGGCATTTCTAACAATATAAATGGTAGTAGCATTAATTTGCAGCATTCACTGTATTTCTTTAAGTTAATTGAGATGTCCATTTCCTGTAGACACCCTGAATACTCTGAGACGGCGGCCCCCAGCATCACAGGGCCAGCGCCAAGCTCAGGGCCAGCGCCAAGCTCAGGGCCAGCGCCAGCAGCGTCAGCAGCGTCAACAAAGAGAGCAGTATCAAATGGGACTGTTGAGACAATGAGGCAAAAGTCCACTTGTTGCCTTGGTTCTTCTTCGTGCCTACAATCGGAGCACCTTACTCCAAAGAGTTACCTTTACCACTTATTGCAGAATTCTGAGAACTTGcaactgaaacatttttactgGACAAAACCAGATGTATTTTTGGGTCTAACAAACTCACTCACCTCTGCTCTAAGAGCAAGACTAGCAGTGGTTCACTTAGCTTTTATaggaaatacatttttccaAGGATGAACGGGGGAGAAATTTACTGATCTCCGTTATTTAATCTtaatcttgtttctttttttttcttttttttaaacctttgaatttttttcttttttgtggaggAGAGAAAAGCAAATTTATTAGTTTTTCACAAATTTCTGCTGCCAATCAAAAACAGATCTGAGACTTTGTGTTTGAAAAgaacctgtttttcttttgccaatgtgactttttccccccaatacatataatattttttttgtaaggcATACTTCTGTTCCTTCTGTGTGCAAATATATAAATGTTGAGGtcgttttgtcttttgtttcacatgaatttatttttctttgaatgGAGATCGTTCACTGTTTTAATTCATCTTCTCAGGatcaataaaatgacagaaTACAAGTGTAAAGACGACTGCTTACAGATGTCTGGGTAGAGTCTCTTCTGGCTCAGGCCTACAGGTCACGTAAGCTGCCATCCAAGGCAGAGGACAGGACTGGAAGAATGTATATAAATGAGCTCGATAAGACCAGTCAGTCATCTGGTGGTCtgaatttgtgtatttgtagTTGTGATATGGTTTGCAGATGTGTTTACAACAAAATACTTGAGGTGGAATTGAATGACGAGAAAATAGCTTTTGTTAAACTGATTGTATCACACTTGTATTCTGTAATAACTCTTTTTACCTAACTGGTTGCTTTGACTCTGAGCGGTGAAACAaccactttgtgctacattcaGAAAAGTGAAAGCTAAACCAGAATGCGTTAAACCAAACAATACAAGTGTACAGAACTGATTAGAGGAGAGAGAAGTCCTGGTTTGACTGTCGTGTCTTTTAACTCTTGTCATCTGTCCATCTTTTCACACATTAGCAGTTGTTAAAGACAAAGTAAAACCACTCAAATGCAGTCAGACCTTTATACCCAGATAAGGAACCTGTCCGGGTTTAtatgtggtttgttttttgttttttctttgtttttttgcttttaatgctttttaatgcagttGAGATTGTTTCTATTGTGCATGGAGTTGGGAAGTCTAGCGATTCTAATTGTATTATTgctttgttgctgctgttaaCAGATCTTTATCAGAGTGAACAATCACATCGCATCAGCCATCCACTACTGTTCTGTCCTTCTTTTTGCTACTGATTGGGGATTATGTTAACCTTTGTTACTCCCTTTGGTTTTGTGTGATTACATTAAATATGTGCCTACTCGGAGCAGTGTGACTGAAGTTGATATACAAGTGTCAGCAATCGTTACTGAAGACTGAAACGATGTCTGTGTGATGCAACTTAGAGCATAGCCTTGCCTGATTGTAGACACTTTATCAGCCAGCACGTGAAGAATCCAATTTTGCACACagataaaaaccttttttggCTTAACTTGAGCAGTATTCAGTAAGTGTAATTTTAGGTTCTCTTCAGATAAATAGATACAAatgcagaacacacacaaacatgatttGTAGACTACATAACATATGTTTAGTAGAATAAAAGAGATGCTCCCTCAAATGAGCTCTGTTGAGCGCAGCTGCAATTTAGCATTGTTTTATGTGCAAGGTGCCAGGATGTCTTACAGACCAGATTCTATGCAGAGCTTCACAGAGTTTTAACATTTGACCTTCTCAGTGAGAAATGCCTCCAGCGTGTCCTCCTGAGAGGGTACACGGAAAACCGTGTGCTGCAGCAAAGCTTGTGAACAGGCACAAATGCAATTCTTTTGCTCCCTTTTCTTatgttctttgtctttgtggtgCTACTAGTTATGCTTTTTGTTGGTTATGAGATTTtctgtggctttttaaaaaaaagcttttgtctgtgtgagagagagagagagaagctttGCTGAAACATTcgtatctttttaaaaaaaaaatatatgtatgatGTGGATACTTGGTGTCGAGGGTTAGTACTCTGGGATTTTGTTTGTTGATGTTGCACTGAAATGTAAGCGATGTAAACAGAATCCATAATGTTATAGATTCATTACTACTGTCTGATTTAATGCGTTGTCTTTTATACTGTGCCTTCAAAttgtgtggttttgttttccCCCTTCTTTTGTTCTGATTCTCATCCTGcttaatttgaatattttactACATTTGCAAAGGTGGAAATGTATAATTTCTTTTGAATTACTTGAACTGCATTAATAAAGTTGAATTTACCATATTGTTTCCCTCTTTGTCCAGTGTTAAAAGGTAGCGCCATGgatttctggtattttaaaaaagaaacattttacaatttaatttaatgttattATGTTATTCAACCCACAAATGGTTCAAAGTGATGATTGGTAAGAAGATTCAAGTGTCGCACCTGATTTAGAAGAACAAGATTCAACTGCATTCGAGTTTTCAGCTGTAACAGCCTGCCCTCTGCAGTCATCACCTGGTAATTACTTGCCTTTCTTAATCTCTTAATGAGATTTTAAgactgattttgttttcaagCAATTATGATACAAATTCAAATAATAGATGCAAAATAGGCATCAATAGAGGGTTTTATAAACATCAATTTTCAGTTAGAATTTAGATTAGTTCCCGtttcaggctttaaagggtttAGCGCTTTAACTTACAGTTCAACCTGTcagttgtgttttcattcaacCAAAATATCTGCACATTTGTGACATGGAAAAATGTGTTAGTCCGTAGCTGGATACGAATGGACCTTTGTGCATGTGTAGAAAAATAAACCCACCTAATGACATGATAGAAAAGAACAGTATATTTATTCAGCACTTCTTTCCAGCAATTATGGTTTTCTGCGTTACTCCCTGAATGTACACAACTTCCCTTCAAGGAGGGAGAATTTTATCGCATTCGTTGTTGTTTTCAAGGGCCATTCAACTGATATCTTCAGTTAGATCTTCAGCGAGTGACCCACACAAGTCTATAAGTTGTCCTTTCTTCTGGGCCTTTTTGGTCTCTCTTCCTTACAGCGTACAAACACCATGTCTTCTGACGCTTCCATTTGTCTCTCGTTTGTCATGGAACAGAAAGATGTCCTGGAAAACAGAGACGGTGTCGTTAACACGCTGCGATTAAACAGAAAGAGTGAGTGCAGGAGTAAAGATTAACCAGTCTGTGTATGGG comes from Astatotilapia calliptera chromosome 1, fAstCal1.2, whole genome shotgun sequence and encodes:
- the adam10a gene encoding disintegrin and metalloproteinase domain-containing protein 10 — translated: MEFVKLILLFCCLHDIAGQFGNPLNKYIRHYEGLSYDTEALHSRHQRAKRALSPQDSTVQLDFHAHGRHFNLRMKRDSKLFSPDLVIEVSGEENPIDTSHIYSGELYGEKGTLTHGSLVDGRFEGFIKTQQGTYYVEPSERYLQDRSVPFHSVIYHEDDINYPHKYGSEGGCADHSVFERMKKYQASAEEPARDVTRMLEDEESKDTPVILRKKRATGKEKNTCQLYIQTDHFFFKRYGSKEAVLAQISSHVKAIDTIYQGTDFQGIRNISFMVKRVRINTTVEEKDPSNPFRFANIGVEKFLELNSEQNHDQYCLAYVFTDRDFDDGVLGLAWVGAPSGSSGGICEKNRKYSDGRTKSLNTGIITVQNYGSHVPPKVSHITFAHEVGHNFGSPHDSGSVCTPGESKEQGQKERGNYIMYARATSGDRLNNNKFSSCSIGNITAVLQKKRDSCFVESGHPICGNGLVEEGEQCDCGYQDQCKDNCCFSADSGDGEKCKLRPGKICSPSQGPCCTGECTFKTNNEVCRPDSECANEGRCGGNTALCPASQPKENFTFCHKDTQVCINGACTGSVCAKHNLEVCSCAKEDGKDEATDLCHVCCQEKTNPSTCSSTGSQRWTQYFSGKVVTLQPGSPCNDFKGYCDVFNKCRLVDADGPLARLKKAIFNPDFYNSIADWIVAYWWAVLLMGVALIMLMVGFIKVCSVHTPSSNPKLPPRKHVSDTLNTLRRRPPASQGQRQAQGQRQAQGQRQQRQQRQQREQYQMGLLRQ